One Glycine max cultivar Williams 82 chromosome 4, Glycine_max_v4.0, whole genome shotgun sequence DNA segment encodes these proteins:
- the LOC106798602 gene encoding extensin-like produces the protein MAVARRTELPWLPSMAATHHTPLPWLLTTTYTPRRTEPSTTPPQQPPHHLEFSSAIEDRLEAALAKLDAATRRLDSQLDALLLKLPLRISHHLPSSSFAQSPLSPLLSIPTRPPCFATIQPSPAPLPPLLSPPSLPPTLTLPPPPPLPLLPLPLKPTPSPRLTAPTTVPPPPAMMPPPPPTPPFPPLVPLQSQPTQDLARPASYAGSSAVRSRSHHHFLQQALHHRSSLWGCHGRIQAPISGRCIMHNY, from the coding sequence ATGGCTGTCGCTCGCCGTACGGAGCTCCCATGGCTGCCTTCAATGGCTGCCACTCACCATACACCACTTCCATGGCTGCTTACCACCACCTACACTCCTCGTCGTACGGAACCCTCCACTACCCCCCCACAACAACCACCACATCACCTTGAATTTTCGTCCGCCATCGAGGACCGCCTTGAGGCCGCCTTGGCCAAACTTGATGCCGCTACACGCCGCCTCGACTCTCAACTGGACGCCCTTCTCCTTAAACTGCCTCTGAGAATCAGCCACCACCTTCCATCTTCTTCCTTTGCGCAATCACCACTGTCGCCTTTGCTTTCCATACCGACTCGGCCTCCATGCTTCGCAACCATACAACCAAGTCCTGCACCGTTACCGCCTCTGCTGTCGCCTCCGTCGTTGCCTCCGACGCTGACTCTGCCACCGCCTCCACCACTTCCGTTGTTGCCTCTGCCGCTCAAGCCAACTCCATCACCCAGGCTCACCGCACCCACGACTGTGCCACCTCCGCCAGCCATGATGCCTCCACCGCCCCCTACGCCACCATTTCCGCCTTTGGTACCCCTACAGTCGCAACCCACGCAAGACCTTGCCAGACCCGCTTCCTATGCCGGTTCTTCAGCTGTCCGGTCTCGTTCGCACCACCATTTCCTTCAACAAGCTCTTCACCATCGTTCCTCCTTATGGGGCTGCCATGGCCGCATACAAGCTCCCATCAGTGGTCGTTGCATTATGCACAACTACTAA
- the LOC102663506 gene encoding uncharacterized protein, protein MRALLRNHLLHLSRSPARTLLVRLQACELSSSSSSPPHTSREVSVSVWWDLMSCPVPNDVNPLKAAPAITQAVRANGIKGPIDINAFGDFNFLSERLLDALGSSDIPVTHFPRGRKSYINVDIMFWALNNPPPAHFFLISSDIGFAGLLHRLNLNNYCILLAGSTNARVLSTAATITWQWYKLLRGENLIAKHFNHAPDGPYASWYGNFGVPLENPFPAPDSLKKSSRGSSDDDIVGSEDASRKSQERYTTSMNRSAGNDQTAVDDIGTANYESGKPELFSSSSFWNDMESFIFTLRGSLIVSQ, encoded by the exons ATGAGGGCCCTTCTCCGGAATCACCTCTTGCATTTGTCACGTTCTCCAGCTCGCACGCTTCTTGTTCGGCTTCAAGCGTGCGAGCTGTCATCgtcatcttcttctcctcctcATACCTCCCGAGAGGTTAGCGTTTCGGTGTGGTGGGATTTGATGAGCTGTCCGGTGCCTAATGACGTGAACCCTTTGAAGGCTGCGCCGGCAATCACGCAGGCCGTGAGGGCCAACGGGATCAAAGGTCCAATTGACATCAACGCTTTCGGGGATTTTAACTTCCTCTCCGAGCGCCTCCTGGACGCACTCGGTTCAAGCGACATTCCAGTCACCCACTTTCCTCGTG GTCGAAAGAGTTATATCAACGTTGATATCATGTTTTGGGCATTAAACAATCCTCCACCTGCACATTTCTTTCTGATATCCAGTGATATAGGTTTTGCTGGCTTATTACACCGGTTAAACTTGAATAATTACTGTATCTTGCTTGCTGGCTCAACGAATGCTCGTGTTCTCTCCACGGCAGCAACTATAACGTGGCAATGGTATAAATTGCTTAGGGGAGAAAATCTTATTGCAAAACATTTCAACCATGCTCCAGATGGTCCATATGCTTCTTGGTATGGAAACTTTGGGGTGCCCCTTGAAAACCCATTCCCAGCCCCAGATTCCTTAAAAAAGAGTTCTAGAGGCTCATCTGatgatgacattgttgggtcTGAGGATGCGAGTCGTAAAAGTCAGGAAAGGTACACAACTTCAATGAATCGCTCTGCTGGAAATGATCAGACAGCAGTGGATGACATTGGTACTGCAAACTATGAATCTGGAAAGCCTGAGTTGTTTTCTAGCAGTTCCTTTTGGAATGACATggaatcttttattttcacccTCAGAGGATCACTTATTGTTTCCCAGTAA